In the genome of Schistocerca piceifrons isolate TAMUIC-IGC-003096 chromosome X, iqSchPice1.1, whole genome shotgun sequence, the window TTTCTGAGTAGCCTTTGCTTTTCGAGTCAATGGAACCATTGGTTAGAGCCAATTTCTTTGTATGACTTATAAGTAATTTGTTTTAGCATCCATAGTTTTGTTTGTACTTTTATTTCTCTGCTATTGTCACAACAAGATAGCTTACAAACGTACCAGTTCAgcttaaataattttttctatGAAAAGCTGGCAGTGCACCAAGGATTTGAGTAAGGCAATATGCGAGGAGAACAGCTCAGGTATACcgttttgttttgatcttcagcaCTCCTTAAACTGTAATCTTTAAACACTGTTTTTGAAATTCTCACTTGCAGTGCTGGTCATGCGCGCAAACTagtgctgccgcccccccccccccccccccccccccccccccacacacacacacacacacacacacacacacacacacacacacacacacacacacacagagagagagagagagagagagagagagagagagagagagagagagtaatttcccctttttttcttttccaggcTGCTAACGGAGATTATTTCTCTCATTACGTCACAGAGGATTTTGACAGGTACGTTAACAGGAAGAGACGTGATTATGTTCATGGAAATCACATAGAGATGCAAGCAATGAGTGAGATGTACAATCGTACTGTCGAAGTATTCTGTTATGGAACAGGTAAGACACCAACAGCTCTTTAAAATTAACAGAGTAATTTCTGTCTAAAGTCTCAATCCGCAGAATGATTTATTGTGCCATTCTACTGATGGAAGACCTGGCTGCttaaactttccttttcacaagaaGTACTGTAGCATAATTACTATTCTTTCTCTGAAACTGTCGACAGAGGTAGTTAGTGGCTCCACATAGTAAATGGAAGTTGAAGCTTGATGGCTGTTGGCTTTTCTCTTTATTGGGATTATTTTATTTTGTCCTGTGAATTTTTATGTTCCTGGAAATATGGATCTCTGCACAGAATCTAAATATAGTTACAATCAAATAATGACAGCAAAAGCTTCTACTCAGCAGAGAGATAACATCTACTAAAGTTGACACAAACTAGTAAAGTAATTCTGCACTTGAATAACAAGTGAACACGTGGGAGGATGtaaagtagttcattaatttaacAAGCCTTTTACCCTCTCCTCTACCAATGTCCTTGAACTGTGATTTTTGGTAACACCCTCTGTAAAACTTATCCTGGGCATATCTTTATCACTCGTGAAACTATGATGATGTAATGTTCATCATGTCCGTAGTATCCCTTACACTGCTTGTGCCTCTGACACCCAATCCTTCAGATGTCAAACAGTCAGATTGGTAGCAAATGTCACATATTGACAGAGTATCAACCAAATCTCCGATATAGTtggtgctatgtgctgtcgtccaggagAATATGCATAAACAGTAACTAATAAGTAACATCTGAAGTACAGAGCACAGGAAATGCATAATTGTGAGCATATGTTGTGTAGAGCTCTTGTGGGGAAATCTGTGGAGCATTAGATCGTCATACCCAGGGTCCTGAGTTTGAGCCCTCATCATGACAGTTTCTGCGCTGTAGTAGGTGTGAATCTGTTGTGTGGGGCAACatgttcctgacatgtaaaaggccTGTTTGGAGTTCATAGCAATGTTTTATTGGCTGTCCACTTTCACTTAATTTATTTGAAAGTAGGAAACATACAGAGTACACTTACAGTTCCACAGAATAAACGTAAACAATCAAaacagaagaataaagaaacagTTACATCACGTGTggaagtattaataataataataatgtctgagaaagaaaagaaataataataataataataataataattcacatatgtgatgcaattgtttctttatttttctgttccatttgtttgtttattctgtgaaactacaaatgtactctataggttcgCTCTTTTCAAATAAATAAAGGGAAAGTGGACTTCCAATAAAACATtgcttttacatgtcaggaacatGTTGTCCCATGTAACAGTTTCACATGTACTACAGTAAAACTCAAACTCGTTACCCTTTGTACAGCAAACTAATGCTCTACTGACTTTCTCACAGGAACTATAGGTGATAAATGCTTGTAGTTATGCCTTTCCTGTGCTCCTTATGTCAGGTGTTACTATTTATTTATCATTTACATACATGCTCCTGGATGACAGCACGTAGCACAAACtatatcggagttttggttgatactctgttgGTATACAACATTTTGTATCAGTCTgtctgtctgacatctggaggtttgggtgagaGAGATGCTAAATTATGAACATGTTTGAAAGACCAGTTATTTCTACCTTGGTTTCATTTAtccagggttcctgagctggagAATAGTAAACACTGCCTGCTGTTTATCATTAGTAACTTTGCTTGTGCTTAACCAATACCAGTTGAGAGCAAAGATTGAAACTGATGTTTTCTGCAGAAAGGTGCACTTCATGTAACTGGTTGGATTTTGGAGAAGGTAGCAACCTCAATAATACATACAATGTATGAGAAACAAGCCTCCAGCCACACGTAGCATGAATATAAGTCAGAGCATAGGATGGCACTTGTTGCTGTGATAGTGATTTAGATTAGTTAATGACCCAtgcatcatttgaatgattcttttatcagaCTGGTGTGGAAGAAGTCACTTTACAGGATGTGTATACATGATTAGTTTCAATGTTAATGAGTATATTTGTCAGCCCTATTCATATGCAACTACACTTGAAAAGTACTCCTTTCCTAGCCAGTGATAGCTTTGATAATGTGTAATAAAGATCTTTTTGctttagtgttgtaggtatggatatcATTATACAGCAACAgcaggggaagaaagccaatttgCATTCCCTGTACGTACACAGTGGAATCATTCCATGTGAaacgggtccttccagatgccacgaagagcacaggatgcagccaactgcaggtggtggctcatgtcggtaccagtgatgtgtgtcgctttggaatgGAAGAGATTATTTCTGGTTTCAAgcggctatcagaagtggtaaaggctgccagtcttgcttgtgagatgaaagcagagctcaccatttgcagcatagtcaacaggccCGATTgtagacctctggtacagagccaagtgaagggtctgaatcagagacttaGATGGTTGTGctaccatgtaggctgcagattcctccatGTGCACAATAGGGTGGTTGGATTTAGAGTTCTGCCAAATAGGTCAGGAGTCAATTACATGCAGGAGCTGGCTACACGGATAGCTGGTGCTGTGTGgtatggactgggcagttttttaggttagagggtcttggggaaACACAGAAAGGGTTTCAGCCTCAAAGGGTGTAGGTCGAACAAAGGAAGAACGTAGATGTAGGAACCATCAGTATGACAGTTgcaaattgttgtagctgttttgagaaagtaccagagctccaagccctaatagaaagcaatgaTACTCAAattgttacaggcactgaaagctggctaaagccagagataagttcagccgaaatttttgtgaagaccTCACGTGTTCAGAAGGGATAGGCTAAACCACAGCtagtggtggagtgtttgttgctgttagaagtagtttatcttggagtgaaattgatgtagatagttcctgttagttaatatgggtagaggtcattcttgacaaccagaataaaataataatcagatccttttaccaacctcccaactcgaatgataaaattgctgaaatgttcaaagaaaatccgagtcttaatttcaaacacgtacccaactcatataattatagttggcggtgacttcaatttaccattGATacattggcgaaaatacatgtttaaaactgaagttatgcataaaacatcatccagaattgtgctaaatgcattctctagAAATAATTTCTAGCGATCCATTCATGTGTTGTGAAAACACATTgatctcttagcagcaaataatcctgagctagtaATGAGCATCAAAACAGGTACCGGGAGTAGTGAACACATGATTGTTGTAGCAAGTCTGAATACCGTAATTCCTAAATCCTccataaattaacaaaaaaaaaacctattcaaaagaagcagataaaaatttgcttgatgccttcctgagagacaatctccatgccTTCCAAAATAACAgtgaaagtgtagaccagatgtggcgtgaattcaaagaaatattatcaacagcaattgagagatttataccaaataaattaacaaatggtgAAGTTGACCCCCCTTAGTTCACAAAACGGGTCggaacacagttgcagaaacaacaaaaaaagcatgccaaattgaaatgcactgaaaatccccaagattgatgaTCTCTTACAGAAACtctaaatttagcgtggactttaatgtgagttgcttataatagtttccacaatgaaactttgtcttgaaacctgacaGATAATACAGAGGGATTCTGGCGATATATTAAAATATGCAggcagcaagacgcagtcaatgccttctctgtgcaataGCAATAGAAATGCTATtggtgacagtgctgccaaagcagagttactaaacaaagcctTCCAAAACTACtccaccaaagaaggcgaagtaaatattccagaatttgaattgagaacagctgccaacatgagaagtAGGCATTGCATATTCTGTTGCTTTTTTAACTGAACAATTTAATCCTTTTTTGCTATGTTTAGAAAGTGAttcttaaaaatacttgcaacttgtgaatgtGTCACAACCTTGTTGTGTAGTTTGTGATGGAGACTGGTTGTCCTCTCCTTTGTTTTAATCTTACCCTCTGCAGTATTAATTTGTCAGGATGTGCAGATTCCTCTCATTTTAATGACTTTCTttaaaatgatacagtattttttGTACACTGCAATGTCAGATCCTGACCTTTATATAAATTTCACTTTCCTTCTTTCAGGACATTTGAATCCCTGTAGCTATCCTTAGCTTACATgggttataagtgcagatatttttattggtgatagAGGACAGTGCACTGAACAAATTAtagcagtatttacttcatttgcagactaacaataatatccattagtagtagtatgtttttaggttgattagcACTTCCAAGCACATATAGCAAGAACAAGCTATTAGtgcttatttttccctgggcagcaggtcaggttttGGAAGTGTGGCACAAAACAGCTAGCCCAAACTGACAGGCATAGTCCGCTTAGAGGTGTAGTTATGACTGTGCTGAAAACCCAGGTCATAAAGTTTGTGTGGTGTTCCGGGACTGCGtgatcttcccttcctgaacccTCCTTGATATTCTTTTTTCTGTGGATCTATCTGAGACTGTAGCCAATTTATCAGGGCTTTGGGCAGAATTTTGTGTGTGACGAGTAGCAGTGAAGTTCCTCTGTATTtattggtgtctgttttatctttCTTCTGGAGGGGATTGAATTGGGGCTGACATTCATTCTTTTGTTATCTTTCCTGTTTCCTAGGTATTTTTGATGACTGTGTATTATGGGCGTAATGTTTTCATGGCCTGATTTTCAGATTTTTGAAATGGGTTCATCTTCTCCatgtgctctgttatttttcaatgattttattaccTTCTGGATTTCTTTGTGTGTTGGGGTTTGAAATCCAGGTTAGGTTTTTGGTTTTTCAATCTGTTAGTATATGTCGacatcggccggtgtggccgagtagttctaggcgcttcagtctggaaccgcgcgaccactacagttgcaggttcgaatcctgccttgggcatggatgtgtgtgatgtccttaggttagttagtaggtttaagtagttctaagttccaggggactgatgaccacagatgttaagtcccatagtgctcagagccattttgagccatataTGTCGGCATATCACTGTTGAGTACTGTATAAAAGTACTGTGCCAATATCTCAGTTCTTTTTCACATTCATATCCGGTGTTCCATCTTGTCCTTTTGAAGCATAATCTCAGTAGtgtctatactactatataaaggtAAGTTGTtgttttaatgttgttaccaaaaatctcatagTTCTTGACcagtttgcttcaaatttttacataatacTCTAACAGACATTCAGAGAGACATAGACTAcagtttttaaacaacaatgtacaggttttctgttaaaacccactgtgagaaagaaaatgctgttctgTGCTTTGGAtatgtgcagttttgttttctttctcagtgAGTTTTAATTATAATAGTAGGGCATTTAAACTATTAGACATATAGCTTCTCCcatctatatttttttatttataaataattttacacTAAAGTTATATGCAAaacaatatgttgtttcattttcttcctcaTGGTTGGttgtaacagaaaacagaaaagttcTACTTGTGGCTGACTTTGTAATCCTACCTGTTTGCAGATTAAAATtatgcaaagggggggggggggggggcaagacggGGAAGAGAGAGACTGGGGTGGGCAGGAGAAGGAAATGAATGTAAAGTGGGAAGAGAGagcgggaggaggaggaaggataaCAGGGAGAGGGGCAGAGACAGGAAAATGAGGATATATCACTGATTTAGCAGTTACGAAGCATTACCTGGTTCGCTAGTCCTGTAATATTTTCTCTGACTGCTCTGTTAAGTTTTGTTGTGTTTCTATTGAAATCCTCTTCCATCTCCTTAAACCTATTATTTtcctaatgtctttttttttttttctctgcagatTATTTTCAAAGAAGTCTTTCGTAACTTGatgatttcttcccatttttcaaattttttggctGTTAAAATTTTTTACAGGCTTTTATCCTTTATTCTGTGGCTTTGTCACACATCACTTTACACcatgtgtgtttcctttttttgtGGTGGTTGCTCCAGTTTTATCAGGTCTTTCATATTTTGACAGTTCTGCCCTGTCATTACTCtagattttcttgattttttttttctatagtttCTTTGTTCTTTTACTCTATATACTCTGGATATGTTCTTAAAATTCTGTTGGTTCTCTTGATTTGTCTGTTAGGTATAAATTTCACTTTGACTTGGAGTAGGTAATAAGATTCAAATTTTAATTGATATATTAAAAAGTGTAACACACATGCGCGCATGCACACGCACACAAAAAATCAATTTTAACACAGGCTTTCACAAATTAACTCGTAACTTTAATAACATTTTCAGAACCCATAAATATCTTCCATGGAAAACACAAGACAGATAATGAGCCTATAAGATTGTCATACCACCGTGGAAGTCACTATAACAGCATTGTTGATCCTTATAAAGCAACAATAGGTGTTGGCTTGGGTTTACCTAGCTACACACCAGGACTagcagaaaaaaatttaatgaaggaaGCTGTGAGTGTTAGTGAAGATTTTCACATTGAGCAGGTATGGAATTTAATATTCACAATATATATCTAACTGTTGCTAGACAGatgttaatgaatttttatttgcaGACAATGTTGGAGGATAAACTAAGAGCTACTGACTGGGAAGCCACAAATGAAGCTATAGAGGAGCAGGTGGCTAGGGAGAGCTATTTACAATGGTTACGAGACAATGAGAAAAGAAACAAATCAAAGGTAATTGTTTTTTCTGTTCTAAACTTCTTCTGGTATAGAAATATGTCTTCTAGTGTAACattacacaatttttaaaaaaaattgtgtatataaTTGAACATATCTGTTGCAGCTTCCAGTTACAGAGACTGGCAGCTCGGCAACTGTAACTTCATCAGAACTGAGGTCATCTCCTAGAGGCAGATTTCCAGGACACGGATCACCACCGCGTTCAGACTTAACACGCAATTCTCCAAAGACTGGTGAAACTCATTTAGATGCAGCAGTAGCATCTTCATCTGAGAGCAATAACTCATGTGGTGACCACAAGCGAGCTGCACATTACCAAGGGTTTCAGCTGTTGGAGACAGCATCGTTCATGAATCATCTGTCGCCTGAGCTTTTTGGTTTGTAAAAATGGAGATTGTGTGTAATTCAATTATGAATATGTGTGATCATAAAAGTGAAATGTtagaaaaggtgtgtgtgtgtgtgtgtgtgtgtgtgtgtgtgtgtgtgtgtgtgtgtgtgtgtgtgtgtgaaaagggggggggggagggggagtggatgACGGTGGCTCATATGCCTGAGAATATATGGAGGCAAAAGCATGTTACATCATGTAGGGTGTTCAAAGTATTGTCTATAATGGTTGTCTGAATTATTCATCACTATTATTAATCTGATATCAGATCTTTTTTACTTTATTCAACTGATATGTTACAGGGCTGACTGAATGGGAAGATGCTGACATTTTGGCACAAGTATTAGCTACTTCACAGCAGGAATACATGGATAACTTAAAGAAACAACGAGGGCCAGAAGAGATGAATGATCAAGAGTCTATAGACAGTAACCGACCATCGACATCACGGTAACAAATAATTCAGCATATTGTAAGAGTGTCAGCAGTGAGCATGCGTGTGTGCATGCATGTGAAAGTGTGTTGTGGCAGAAAGACAAGTATTCTTCAATCATTTACTTAAAACTAATTGAAAAAGCAGCTGCCTTATTAAAATATATTAGCAAAAGTTTTTGCAGATAAGCATAGTGCAAAAGTGTAGATAGTTCCGGAAACAGAGCACAAAACCTGCAAGGAGTTGTGACATGCATAAAATAACAGATCAAATTAAGTGAAATGTGAGACATCACCATTTTTTCATCACTTGCATTGTAATAGGTTTGTGTTCTGGATTTAAACAATTTGTCACTGTGATGTACTGGGATAGCCAGTCCCTTTCAGACATTTAAGAAGATCCATCAATTCCAGTCTTTCATATCATTTCATATGAAGTAATGGTTACACTAATCAGTATAAGACTAATAACTTTATTGTACAATAATCATGCTGCAACGATTAGTTGCATTTAGAGTTTGCTATCTTTTCAAATAAGAGGAATAATTTGTGAAAATAATCATCTGATCATTATGAATTAGCCATGATTGAGGAATCAACTTTTGAGTAAACCCCTAGGGGTTATTCAAAAGGTCTGGAGGAAGCTTAGAAAGCATTGTGGTTGTGATCACATATTATCCTGCAATTTTCAATCATGTTTACCAGATAATGATTAGAAAATTTTGTGATAAAAGTGTCACTCAAGTACCAAGCAAACCTTacttacataaatacatacattcaAAAGCAATAGTCACAGATTAATAAAATTGCTAATATTTGTCAGTACTAGAAGCTATTTATGTTGTTGTCATAAGTTTCATTTACATACTCTGGCAGTTACGAATCACAGTGATGAAAAATCAGTATCAGCTATTTACTTTTTAAGAAATGCAATAAAGAAAATTTTGACAAACTCAGACGTGCAGGCTGTATTTCTGTAATTGAAGGTGACTGACCATCACAATCACTTCTGTGAATTTAAAGTTTAACCAGTAAAGAGGGGTAAAACAAGTAGGTAGGCTTATGACAGCAGGCAGGTGGTAAGAATGTAGTACTCAGAATTATTGCTGAAAGAATCTTGTAATCGAATGATGTGAAGATAGACACCAAGATAGGAAGGAAGAAAATGGAATATAAATTGATATAATATTGTGCTTTGCTTGTTGTTATCATTAGGAATAGGTAAGTGTACAGTACTAACAACAGGTTGATTGTTTCTCATAAGTAGTGTTGAATTTTGTAGGACATGTTTTAAACACTCTTCAGTTAATGTGTGCTGTGGAGCAGTAATAAGTTTAGGCAGTTATACTAGAGAAtctggaattactttatttttgaaaaaactcactgtaATGATTCACCGGTATCTATCAAAATTTCGTGTTGGGTTTTCGAAGTTCCCATGTTTGGTGCTAAGCCCTTACTGTATTGTTATGTTGGGCACTGTCAACATTCAGAATTCTTCGCCCAGGATTTTAGATGAGTTTTTGCAGATTCTGTTATATCATTGTCTTGTTAATTACTGGCTGGTTCCCCAAAATATTAATAGCTTATTGGTCCTCTGACCATTTTAACTCCACACAGTAGTGCTGAGACAATCGGGCCATGATATATTAGGCCACAACTTTGCTACCCAACTAAATTAAATCTTTCTTAGGGACATTCGTTTGCTGTAAATAGTTCAAAATCTTATACATTGTGCTTGGGTATGAGGTCTTGTAATTCAGTCTATCAGATGTCTTTGGATATTTACATCTGTTCCGTTACAGTATATCCATTATTGGTGTAAATGTTCCTTACACATGCTTTAGTTACCTTTTTGTATGCTTATCTGTATTTTCCCATTTGGTCTTTTATAATATTTTCTCTACGTATTTTGtcacaagaagaatgaaatgtaatCATAATACAGTGATTCAATTAAGTTTTTtggatttcaaactgtttaacACAATTTCTTGGCACTAGTTGGCTGTAATGTATCACTTTTAACTGGTATACATGCCTTGCAATAGCATCGATTTGAAAAATATATATCGGTTTTTAATTATTGTGGTTTGGTAAAGTTTGATCTAAGTTAAATTTGTTTATCTAATTGTAAAAGTACAGCATTCAAAAAGTGCTGTGGTTAATTTACATTCTACATTCTTGTGTCAGTGTCTGTTTACAGGTAAACAGCATATGTCATTATCAGATTGATCTGTTCCTAATTCTATTGCTGTGTCTGTGTATTTGAGAGACTGACATTGTTAATGAGATACATGGTTTTGCCGATTACATTCATAGGTTACAGAATTCGAAGGTCAGTGTGTGATGAAACAATCTTTAAGCCTTCTGTTTATTCTTGAGCACCATCTAAGATACAGAATTTGGTGCTGCAATTGAGGTGGgatattgtttagtgatgaaggtTGGACAAGCTGTGGGCGAGAGGGTGGGAGTGCCTCCccaacaccacaaaaaaaaaaaaaaaaaaaaaagttgtgggaATATGGCAACCAGCGTTGACATCTGTACAAGCAGTTCCCCAGTTTCCTGAAATGTTGTTGCAGCTTTGTGGATGTAACAGCTTCATACTATATCCATTTATGGATGAGTTGCCTCATATTGTTTATAAAGACTACTTCCGAGAACAGAGGTAAGATTTCATGGTTCTAGACTTTATATAGAGTTCTGTTTCCTTTTAGCTTTGTGCTAAAGTGAATATTGCCACAGCTATAGTCACTTATTTCACACTACTGTTCTCAGTTCGTTTTTGTATGAGCTGGATGATTTTAGGGGACTTTCTGTTTCATTAACGTGTCAGTTAGCATTTTTCTGTACAATTACTGTACTTGCTTCCATCAGTGGTAATTATACATCCCTGTCGTCTTTGTCTTTTCCAAGAGCACAGTTTTGTATCAGTTGAAATTATGCTATCCTGTGATCTCATTGCTATACACTCTATTGTCAAACAgcattttcttatattttctctTCTCAATCACCTGAAGCTGTGGGTCTTATGGGGACAGTTTCAAATGATTAGAGTGTTTTGTGGAaagatttcatcaaaatattataaaaattatatttgttCTACACGTAACTAGTTTTGTCACTTCCTGCACAGAGTGACACATTTAATTTGTTCTTACTCTTAATGGTCCCtgtatctccctcccccccccccccccccccacacacacacacaccttcacttGTATTTGAGAGAGATTGTGTCCATATTCTTATCCAACCAGTCTGATGCAGGTTTTTCAGAGACTCCCTCACCCAACTCCAGGGGAATGCTGGTGTGATTCCTTAACCATGAACAATTCCTTCTCATTCTTGTCTAATTTGAGCTTCCACTAAGGCTCTAATGACCTAGACAGCAAACTTAAAAACCTCGCATTTATTTTTACACTATTTTTGTAGCAGAATATTGCTCACTTCAGTTGCTTCTGACAGGTATCAGTCgtgtattacttttatttttggtacttcctcgattt includes:
- the LOC124721125 gene encoding OTU domain-containing protein 5-like isoform X1; its protein translation is MTILSKKKSSGPGKSEDQNDSGNHHGGTHSLSLASIQSHSQASESHERLNSPSCWSREEKRSPHYDDYEHDSGPSHGATKRRHRSSPHRSSRSKLRERNAASPPSFAGCSGVVVTSPKAGPSQSADDHANGYNSGDEYGPCDDQALSETDWLERDRWFEKIIKRKGFIIKKMEEDGACLFRAVADQVYGDQDMHAVVRNHCMDYIAANGDYFSHYVTEDFDRYVNRKRRDYVHGNHIEMQAMSEMYNRTVEVFCYGTEPINIFHGKHKTDNEPIRLSYHRGSHYNSIVDPYKATIGVGLGLPSYTPGLAEKNLMKEAVSVSEDFHIEQTMLEDKLRATDWEATNEAIEEQVARESYLQWLRDNEKRNKSKLPVTETGSSATVTSSELRSSPRGRFPGHGSPPRSDLTRNSPKTGETHLDAAVASSSESNNSCGDHKRAAHYQGFQLLETASFMNHLSPELFGLTEWEDADILAQVLATSQQEYMDNLKKQRGPEEMNDQESIDSNRPSTSRFCVIGKTSV
- the LOC124721125 gene encoding OTU domain-containing protein 5-like isoform X2; translation: MTILSKKKSSGPGKSEDQNDSGNHHGGTHSLSLASIQSHSQASESHERLNSPSCWSREEKRSPHYDDYEHDSGPSHGATKRRHRSSPHSSRSKLRERNAASPPSFAGCSGVVVTSPKAGPSQSADDHANGYNSGDEYGPCDDQALSETDWLERDRWFEKIIKRKGFIIKKMEEDGACLFRAVADQVYGDQDMHAVVRNHCMDYIAANGDYFSHYVTEDFDRYVNRKRRDYVHGNHIEMQAMSEMYNRTVEVFCYGTEPINIFHGKHKTDNEPIRLSYHRGSHYNSIVDPYKATIGVGLGLPSYTPGLAEKNLMKEAVSVSEDFHIEQTMLEDKLRATDWEATNEAIEEQVARESYLQWLRDNEKRNKSKLPVTETGSSATVTSSELRSSPRGRFPGHGSPPRSDLTRNSPKTGETHLDAAVASSSESNNSCGDHKRAAHYQGFQLLETASFMNHLSPELFGLTEWEDADILAQVLATSQQEYMDNLKKQRGPEEMNDQESIDSNRPSTSRFCVIGKTSV